A window of the Archocentrus centrarchus isolate MPI-CPG fArcCen1 chromosome 17, fArcCen1, whole genome shotgun sequence genome harbors these coding sequences:
- the fggy gene encoding FGGY carbohydrate kinase domain-containing protein, with translation MAEIFYVGVDVGTASVRAALVTREGLLKSAAEEPISIWEPQSDHYVQSSTEIWETCCTVVKKVTQGVEKSQIRGIGFDATCSLVVLDQSFQPVPVSQDGDPQRNVVMWMDHRAAEQAARITNTGHRVLSRVGGVMSPEMQPPKLLWLKENLKEHCWNKAAHFFDLPDFLSWKATGSLTRSLCTLVCKWTYCPPGGWDASFWTSIGLDDLLENDFSKIGSVTCPPGSPLGEGLIQEAAADLGLDPGTAVGASLIDAHAGGLGVIGADVKGFQLPCEGRPITTRMALICGTSTCHMAISEQPVFVPGVWGPYLSAMVPGLWLNEGGQSVTGRLIDHMVKGHAAYAQLQEQVQPRFPFTGENIYSYLNNHLRSIADSGSAVDLLGSSLHVWPDFHGNRSPLADPTLKGMVVGLSLSQTLDDLALLYLATMQALALGTLHILEAMKEAGHDIRTLFLCGGLSKNSLFVQIHANATGLPVVLPDQTEAVLVGAAVLGACASQDYSCIQEAMEKMAKVGNVVQPDNEVQSFYKRKYRVFLQLLAHQREYRALMNQR, from the exons ATGGCAGAGATTTTTTATGTTGGTGTGGACGTGGGCACAGCCAGTGTGAGGGCTGCACTGGTGACCAGAGAGGGGCTGCTGAAGAGCGCTGCAGAAGAGCCCATCAGTATCTGGGAGCCCCAGTCTGACCACTATGTCCAGTCCTCCACTGAGATCTGGGAGACATGCTGCACAGTTGTGAAG AAAGTTACTCAGGGTGTGGAGAAGAGCCAGATTAGGGGGATCGGCTTTGATGCCACCTGCTCTCTGGTGGTTTTGGACCAAAGCTTTCAGCCTGTGCCTGTCAGTCAGGATG GTGACCCCCAAAGGAACGTGGTGATGTGGATGGACCATCGTGCCGCAGAGCAGGCTGCTCGTATAACAAACACAGGCCACAGGGTCCTGAGCAGGGTAGGAGGGGTCATGTCACCAGAGATGCAACCCCCTAAGCTGCTCTGGCTCAAAGAG AACCTAAAGGAACACTGCTGGAACAAAGCCGCTCACTTTTTTGATCTACCAGACTTCTTGTCTTGGAAAGCAACCGGCTCTTTAACGAG GTCTTTGTGTACTCTGGTGTGTAAGTGGACCTACTGCCCTCCGGGAGGATGGGATGCCAGCTTCTGGACAAGCATTGGACTGGATGACCTTCTGGAAAATGACTTCTCCAAAATAG GCAGCGTGACGTGTCCCCCAGGAAGTCCATTAGGAGAGGGCCTCATCCAGGAGGCAGCAGCAGATTTGGGTTTAGACCCAGGAACCGCAGTTGGTGCTTCTCTCATTGATGCTCATGCTGGAGGCCTAG GTGTGATCGGTGCTGACGTGAAAGGTTTTCAGTTGCCGTGTGAGGGCCGGCCGATCACCACACGCATGGCGTTGATCTGCGGGACGTCAACTTGTCACATGGCG ATCAGTGAGCAGCCTGTGTTTGTGCCAGGAGTGTGGGGGCCCTACCTGTCCGCCATGGTGCCCGGACTGTGGCTCAACGAGGGCGGGCAGAGCGTCACAGGCAGGCTG ATTGACCACATGGTGAAGGGTCACGCCGCATACGCCCAGCTCCAGGAACAGGTTCAGCCGAG GTTTCCTTTTACTGGCGAGAATATCTACAGCTACTTGAACAACCACTTGAGATCGATAGCTGACTCTGGGTCTGCTGTTGATCTGTTGGGGTCCAGCCTTCACGTGTGGCCCGACTTCCACGGAAATAGGTCACCCCTGGCTGACCCAACTTTGAAGGGCATG GTCGTTGGACTCTCCCTGTCCCAGACCTTAGATGACCTGGCCCTTCTCTATCTGGCCACCATGCAAGCCCTTGCT CTCGGTACGCTTCATATTCTGGAGGCCATGAAAGAGGCAGGACATGACATCAGAACCCTCTTCCTGTGTGGAGGGTTGAGCAAAAACAGCCTGTTTGTACAGATTCATGCTAATGCTACAG GATTGCCTGTGGTGCTGCCAGACCAGACGGAGGCTGTGTTAGTGGGAGCAGCAGTGCTGGGTGCATGTGCTTCACAAGACTACAGCTGTATACAG GAGGCCATGGAGAAAATGGCTAAAGTGGGGAACGTCGTCCAGCCCGACAACGAAGTCCAGAG cttCTACAAGAGAAAGTACAGGGTGTTCCTGCAACTGCTCGCCCACCAGAGGGAGTACCGTGCCCTCATGAACCAGAGATGA
- the LOC115796070 gene encoding transcription factor AP-1: MSRKMEATFYEEASNSQHDGAAVYGFNPKTLKQTMTLNLNDPKNFKPHLGAKAMDILTSPDVGLLKLASPELERLIIQSCNGLTTPTPTQFICPKNITDEQEGFAEGFVRALAELHYQQQIPAAQPDPQTGSANGMTSGSAAPESGGIPYSCTVRTEPPEYTNLNSFTRAVGSTSAPAGERQPPTSYPAAPQPSHNHMDHQLAAAQHPRLHALKEEPQTVPEMSGDTPPLSPIDMETQERIKAERKRMRNRVAASKCRKRKLERIARLEERVKNLKSQNTELVSSANVLRDELALLKQKVMDHVNSGCQLILTQQLQAY, from the coding sequence ATGTCCAGAAAAATGGAAGCGACATTCTACGAGGAAGCCTCCAACTCTCAGCATGACGGGGCGGCGGTGTAcgggttcaaccccaaaacccTCAAACAAACCATGACCCTGAATCTAAACGACCCGAAAAACTTTAAACCTCATCTGGGCGCCAAGGCAATGGACATCCTGACGTCCCCAGATGTCGGGTTACTGAAGCTGGCCTCACCTGAACTGGAGAGACTGATCATCCAGTCCTGCAATGGGCTGACAACTCCCACCCCGACCCAGTTCATCTGTCCCAAGAACATCACCGACGAGCAGGAGGGCTTTGCTGAAGGGTTTGTGAGGGCACTGGCTGAGCTCCACTACCAGCAGCAGATACCTGCTGCCCAACCTGACCCGCAGACCGGGTCGGCCAACGGCATGACATCCGGCTCCGCTGCGCCTGAGAGCGGCGGGATTCCCTACAGCTGCACGGTGCGCACGGAGCCGCCGGAGTACACAAACTTGAACAGTTTCACTCGGGCCGTAGGCTCTACGTCTGCACCTGCCGGCGAGAGGCAGCCACCTACAAGTTACCCGGCCGCCCCCCAGCCGTCCCACAACCACATGGACCACCAGCTGGCGGCAGCGCAGCACCCGCGGCTACATGCGCTCAAAGAGGAGCCACAGACGGTGCCGGAGATGTCCGGTGATACCCCACCGCTCTCTCCTATCGACATGGAGACCCAAGAGCGGATCAAAGCAGAAAGGAAGCGCATGAGGAACAGGGTGGCCGCGTCCAAATGCCGGAAAAGGAAGCTGGAGAGGATCGCTCGACTGGAGGAGAGGGTCAAAAACCTAAAGAGCCAAAACACGGAGTTGGTTTCCTCTGCCAACGTCCTCCGGGACGAGCTGGCTCTGCTCAAACAAAAGGTGATGGACCACGTTAACAGCGGCTGCCAGCTCATTTTGACGCAGCAGCTCCAAGCTTACTAG
- the tada1 gene encoding transcriptional adapter 1, with product MNAMAAHASELEIAKKNLTDAIGDNVKPYWTNLKLWFKQKISKEEFDIEARRLLAQENVHVHNDFLLAILTRCQIIVSTPEGAGPLQWQGGCASKPGKPKGNKKCSSRQKFDHRFQPQNPLSAAQPFSPRETGSEEEELRLSAHTLLLPTRGQLEARMMVTAFELGLDNITEDAINTMIYAVEHHLKDVLTAVITRRKAYRLRDGRFPYAFGSDVTPQPYLKNSLAAYHSVTECPPPSASLPAGPPPQVSPDEAEQQAVHLLACSADSLPAPLPPISMFDLLEALQVHHGVMPSHTMYALNMERILSRLWHPSHEELEQDHIHRQRIAAKEGMLVS from the exons ATGAACGCCATGGCGGCTCATGCTAGCGAGCTTGAGATTGCGAAGAAGAATTTAACGGATGCAATTGGAGATAATGTCAAACC TTACTGGACAAACCTGAAGCTGTGGTTCAAACAGAAGATCAGTAAGGAAGAGTTTGACATTGAGGCCCGTCGTCTGTTGGCACAGGAGAATG TTCATGTTCACAATGATTTCCTCCTGGCCATTCTCACACGGTGCCAGATCATCGTCTCCACAccag AGGGTGCAGGGCCATTGCAGTGGCAAGGTGGCTGTGCTTCAAAGCCGGGGAAACCAAAAGGCAATAAGAAATGTTCCTCTAGACAAAAATTTGAT CATCGTTTCCAGCCTCAGAACCCTCTGAGCGCCGCCCAGCCATTCAGCCCACGAGAGACGGGaagtgaggaggaagagctgcGTCTCAGCGCCCACACTCTACTGCTGCCCACACGGGGCCAGCTGGAGGCTCGTATGATGGTGACTGCCTTTGAGCTGGGCTTGGATAACATCACAGAAGATGCCATCAACACCATGATCTATGCTGTGGAG CACCATTTGAAAGACGTCCTGACTGCTGTAATCACCCGGAGAAAGGCGTATCGATTACGGGATGGCCGTTTCCCCTACGCCTTTGGCAGTGATGTCACGCCTCAGCCTTATCTGAAAAACAGTCTTGCTGCTTACCACAGCGTCACTGAATG tccCCCACCAAGTGCTTCCCTCCCTGCGGGCCCACCACCGCAGGTGTCACCCGATGAGGCTGAGCAACAAGCTGTTCATTTGCTGGCTTGCTCTGCTGACAGTCTTCCTGCTCCACTCCCTCCAATCAGCATGTTTGATCTCCTCGAGGCTTTACAG GTTCACCACGGTGTGATGCCGTCTCACACCATGTATGCCCTCAACATGGAACGCATCCTGTCACGGCTTTGGCACCCCAGCCACGAAGAGCTAGAGCAGGACCACATCCACCGGCAGCGTATAGCTGCTAAAGAGGGCATGCTTGTCAGCTGA
- the angptl1b gene encoding angiopoietin-related protein 1b, producing the protein MIQRGKTMEPGMWTIFILLGLSLWSNSQAFTKNPILSRIRRAPEANGENKKCSYTFLVPEQKITGPICATRGYSTDKDRVTRLDVASVRDLLSKQRREMETLKLVVDVDGNLVNEMKLLRKESRNMNSRVTQLYMQLLHEIIRKRDNSLELAQLETRILNATTESLRLASRYRELEAKYAALSAVVNNQSVVIGALEERCMQVYSRRHEHPPLGPPLVQVVPENIPVNVPRFTNEIQRFARERGSRSGPSPTSGTLEVQKPPQRNFSAEGPFRDCLAAQEAGYSTSGMYLIKPDEAERPVQAWCEQDIDNGGWTVIQSRRDGSVNFFRNWDNYKSGFGNIDGEYWLGLEGIYGLGRQGDYKLLVELEDWMDKKVYAQYSSFHLEPESEGYRLRLGTYQGNAGDSLSSHNGKQFTTLDRDKDAFSGNCAHFHKGGWWYNACGQTNLNGVWYNGGVYRSKYQDGIFWADYGGGFYSMKSVRMMIRPID; encoded by the exons ATGATACAGAGAGGAAAAACCATGGAACCTGGAATGTGGACCATATTTATTCTGCTTGGTCTATCTCTCTGGAGCAACAGTCAAGCCTTTACCAAGAACCCCATCCTCTCCCGGATAAGAAGGGCTCCAGAGGCCAATGGAGAAAACAAGAAGTGCTCCTACACCTTCCTGGTTCCTGAGCAGAAGATCACAGGCCCCATCTGTGCCACCCGGGGTTATTCAACTGACAAGGATCGAGTAACGCGCCTGGATGTGGCCTCAGTGCGTGACCTTCTGTCTAAACAGCGCCGGGAGATGGAAACTTTGAAGCTAGTGGTGGACGTTGATGGCAACTTGGTGAATGAGATGAAGCTGTTGAGGAAAGAGAGCAGAAACATGAACTCCCGAGTGACCCAACTTTACATGCAGCTGCTCCATGAGATCATCAGGAAGAGGGACAACTCACTGGAGCTGGCTCAGTTGGAGACACGCATCCTTAATGCCACCACTGAGTCGCTGCGCCTGGCATCCCGCTACCGGGAACTGGAGGCCAAATATGCAGCCCTATCCGCAGTAGTGAATAACCAGTCAGTGGTTATTGGAGCACTGGAAGAGCGTTGTATGCAGGTGTATAGTCGCAGGCATGAGCATCCGCCCCTGGGACCTCCACTGGTGCAGGTGGTGCCTGAGAACATTCCAGTCAATGTGCCACGCTTCACGAATGAAATCCAGAGGTTTGCACGGGAAAGAGGCTCTCGCTCTGGACCATCACCCACAAGCGGCACCTTGGAGGTCCAGAAACCTCCTCAGAGAAACTTCAGTGCAGAAG GCCCATTCAGAGACTGTCTTGCAGCCCAGGAGGCTGGCTACAGCACTAGTGGCATGTATCTGATCAAACCAGATGAAGCTGAAAGGCCAGTGCAGGCCTGGTGTGAACAGGATATAGACAACGGTGGCTGGACTGTCATTCAGAGCAGAAGAGATGGCTCAGTTAACTTCTTCAGGAACTGGGACAACTACAAG AGTGGCTTTGGCAACATAGACGGGGAATACTGGCTCGGCCTAGAAGGCATCTACGGCCTCGGGAGGCAGGGGGACTACAAGCTGCTGGTGGAGCTGGAGGACTGGATGGATAAGAAGGTTTATGCTCAGTACAGCAGCTTCCACTTGGAGCCAGAGAGCGAGGGATACCGCCTGCGCCTGGGCACCTATCAGGGCAATGCTGGGGACTCTCTCAGCAGCCATAACGGCAAACAGTTCACTACTCTGGATCGAGACAAGGATGCTTTCTCAG ggaactgtgcccATTTCCATAAAGGAGGCTGGTGGTACAACGCCTGTGGCCAAACCAATCTAAATGGTGTCTGGTACAACGGTGGTGTCTACCGCAGCAAATACCAAGACGGTATCTTCTGGGCCGACTATGGTGGAGGTTTCTACTCCATGAAGTCTGTCCGCATGATGATCAGGCCCATAGACTGA